A DNA window from Zingiber officinale cultivar Zhangliang chromosome 3A, Zo_v1.1, whole genome shotgun sequence contains the following coding sequences:
- the LOC122050549 gene encoding receptor-like protein 19, with protein sequence MTIPQCIVSLSDNELEGSISYLCQSTYLQLLVLSNNKFTGDIPYCLGESSRGLQSLNLGNNGFSGAIPSSIRFLTGLTDLELSNNGVLGEPLLPLENCTMLSYAHLAENRFTGSIPHWIGDNLPALIYLQLRSNMFSGQIRTEFAKLQSLQILDLASNNFSGAIPINIGNLSGMASSQATIFFSTSDRLTCVFQGTGYVL encoded by the coding sequence ATGACCATACCTCAATGTATTGTCTCTCTCTCAGACAATGAGCTTGAAGGCAGCATCTCGTACCTCTGCCAGTCCACATATCTGCAGCTGCTTGTGCTATCGAACAACAAATTTACAGGAGACATTCCTTACTGTTTGGGGGAGTCGTCACGAGGTCTTCAGTCATTGAATCTGGGCAACAATGGTTTCTCCGGAGCTATTCCAAGTAGCATCAGGTTTCTGACTGGGTTGACCGATCTGGAGCTCAGTAACAATGGTGTCTTGGGCGAGCCACTGCTGCCGTTGGAGAATTGCACCATGTTGAGCTATGCCCATCTGGCGGAGAATAGATTCACTGGAAGCATACCACATTGGATAGGAGACAATCTTCCGGCTCTGATATATTTGCAGTTGCGCTCGAACATGTTCTCGGGGCAAATTCGGACAGAGTTTGCCAAACTTCAAAGCCTTCAGATATTGGATCTCGCAAGCAACAACTTCTCAGGAGCCATACCGATTAACATTGGCAATCTTAGTGGAATGGCTTCATCACAGGCCACAATCTTTTTTTCTACATCTGATAGACTTACATGTGTATTCCAAGGGACAGGATATGTACTATAG